In the genome of Streptomyces sp. 846.5, the window CAGTCGTAGGCTTCCAGGTATGCGTACCCGTCCCATGGTCGACCGGCCCCTCGTCGGCCCACCCGCTCCCGCCGGCGCGCCCGCCGAGGGCCTGGCCCAGATCGGCGACCTGCTCGTACGGGGCGGTGTGGCGGTGCTGAGCGGGGCCGGGCTGTCCACCGAGTCCGGCATCCCGGACTACCGCGGAGCCTCCGGCAGCCTGCGTCGCCACACGCCGATGACCTACCAGGAGTTCGTGTCCGACGAGGCGGGTCGCCGTCGCTACTGGGCGCGCAGCCACGTCGGCTGGCGGACCATCGCCCGGGCACAGCCGAACGCCGGCCACCGCGCGGTACAGGCGCTGCGCGCTTCCGGCCGGGTCAGCGCGGTGATCACGCAGAACGTGGACGGCCTGCACCACGCGGCCGGCACCACCGACGCGGTCGAGCTGCACGGCGGCCTGGACCGGGTGATCTGCCTGGGCTGCCGGCAGCTCTCCCCTCGCGAGGAACTGGACCGGCGCCTGCACGCGGCCAACGGCCGACTTGAGGCGGCCGGCGCCGTGGCCAATCCCGACGGCGACGTGGAACTCGCACCGGAACTGGTGGACGCCTTCCGCGTGCTCCCCTGCCTGGCCTGCGGCGGGGTACTCAAGCCGGACGTCGTCTTCTTCGGCGAGAACGTACCCCGGGCCCGGGTCGACCACTGCTTCGAACTGGTCGACACGGCGAGTGCGTTGCTGGTGCTGGGCTCCTCCCTGACCGTCATGTCCGGCCTGCGCTTCGTCCGCCGCGCCGCCAAAGCCGGCCTGCCGGTGGCGATCGTGAACCACGGCCCGACCCGCGGCGACGAACACGCAAGCATCCGCGTGGACCTGCCCCTCGGCCACGCACTGACCGCCCTGGCCCGGGACCTGGGCGCCAACCCGATAACCCTCACCGCGTGAACACCGTTGCCAGCGCGAGGGCCGCCTCACACCGGGCTTTTGCGCTGTCGTCGAACGGGTGGCGGACGAACTCGTGGATCATCCCCGGATACCGGGACACCGTCACCGGGACGCCCGCCTTCTCCAGGCGCCGCCCGTATTCCTCGCCCTCGTCGCGCAGCGCGTCGAACTCGGCGGTGACGATCAGCGCCGGCGGTAGACCGGTCAGGTCGGACGCCAGCAGCGGGGAGACGCGGGGGTCCAGCTTGTCCTGCTTGTCAGTGAGGTAGTTGTCCATGAACCAGTGCTGGGCGGCGCGGCTGACATTGCCGAATTTCCCTGCGAAGGCCCGGATGCTGTGGTTGGCCCTGCGGAAGTCGACGTCCGGATAGATCAGCAGTTGGAACACCAGTGCCGGTCCGCCGAGGTCGCGTGCGAGCCGTGCGACGACGGCCGCCAGGTTCCCGCCCGCGCTGTCGCCGCCGACCGCGATCCGTGCAGGGTCTCCTCCGACGTCGCCCGCGTGCTCGGCGACCCAGACCGTGGCGGCGAGGCAGGCCTCGGGTGCGGCGGGGAACTTGTGCTCGGGAGCCAGCGGGTATTCCACCGAGACCACGACACAGGTCGCGCCGTTGGCCAGGCTGCGGCACAGGCCGTCATGGGTGTCCAGGTCGCCCACGACGAAACCGCCGCCGTGGAAGTACACCAGCACAGGGAACGGGCCGGTGCCGCTGGGAGTTTGACATCCTCTCCGCCCTAAAGGGTGGAGACTCCCGCCTGGTCCGCCGTTGTCCGGCGTCCCTTCGGGTGGGTTCCTGCTTCGCCGCGCTGTGCCGGGACAAGTCCCGGTCTTACCCTCGCTCCACAGGCTGAGACCGCAAGTCCTGCGGCCTTGGCGACGTTGACCGCCGCGTTCACGTCCCGGTCAAGGACTGCCCCGCACGCTCCGCACGTCCATTCCCGGACGTTGAGGGGCTTGCGGCCGTCCTTGACCCCGCACTGCGAGCACACCTGAGAGGTCGGCTCGAACCGTCCGATCCGTTTGAAGGTGCGGCCCATCTTGATGGCCTTGTACTCCAGCATGGTGACGAAGGCCGACCATCCGGCGTCGTGAACGGACTTGGCCATACGCGTACGGGCGAGGCCCTTGACCGCCAGATCCTCAACGGCGACCGCTTGGTTCTCGCGGATCACCTTCGTTGAGAGCTGGTGGTGGAACTCGCGCCGCGCGTCGGCCACCCGGGCGTGCTGCCGGGCGACCTTCAAGCGGGCCTTGTCGCGGTTGCTGCTGCCCTTCGCCTTGCGACTGAGGGACTGCTGCGCGCGCTTCAACTTCTTCTCGGCGCGGCGCAGGAACTTGGGGCTGTCGATCTTCGTGCCGTCGGAGAGGATCGCGAAGCGCGTCAGGCCGAGGTCGATTCCGACGGCGCCGGTCCTCTGTGGCAACAGGTCGGCTGCCGGGTCGGTCTCCACGACGAAGCTCGCGAAGTACCTCCCGGAAGCGTCCTTGACCACGGTGACGGTGGACGGCGTGGACGGGAGCGCCCGGGACCACTTCACCGACACGTCACCGACCTTCGGCAGGCGCAGTTTTCCGCCCATGGTGATCTTCCATCCTGCGTTCGCGGTGAACCGGATCGACTGCCGGTTGTCGCGTCGGGACTTGAACCGGGGAGCGCCCATCTTCGGACGCTTGCCCTTGAGGCCGTCGAAGAAGTTCCGGTAGGAGGTCTCCAGGTCCCGGAGGGACTGTTGCAGCACCACCGATGACACTTCCCCGAGCCAAGCGCGATCCGGGGTCTTCTTCGCCGCCGTCAGCCGCTTCGACAGATCAGCGGCGGTGACGAACGGCAGCCCAGCCGCGCGGGCTTCCTCGCGGACGCGAAGCGCGTCGTTGAAGACAACCCGGGCGCACCCGAACGCGCGGGCCAGCGACGAACACTGACTGGCGGTCGGGTACACGCGGAACGAGTACCTGAGCTGCATACCCATGATCGTACTACAGTTGGCTTATGTCACCACGATGGAACCCAAATCCCGATGTACGCACCGGACGCCATGTCGTCTACAACCTGCACGTCCACTTGGTTTTCGTCACCAAGTACCGGCGGAAAGCGTTCACCGACGCCATGCTGACGCGCTGCGAGGGGATCATGCGTGAGGTCTGCGCAGACTTCGAAGCCGAGTTGAAGCAGTTCAACGGCGAGCAGGATCACGTACACCTACTGGTCCACTACCCGCCGAAGGTCCAGCTGTCCAAGCTGGTCAACAGCTTGAAGGGCGTCAGCTCACGCCGCCTTCGCCAGGAGTACGACAGCCACGTCCGCCGGTACCTGTGGGGCGGACACTTCTGGTCCGGTTCCTACTTCGCTGGTTCCTGCGGCGGCGCACCGCTCACCGTCGTCCGCCAGTACATCGAGAACCAGCAGCGCCCCACGTCGTGATCCTCACCCCGGAGCCGCAGAGAACTCCGCCGCTTCGCGGCTCCGGGTCAAGGATGCGCTTCACCCCCAGCCTAAAGGCCGGAGCACTACGCAAGATCAGAGGTAGATACGCA includes:
- a CDS encoding NAD-dependent protein deacetylase, which gives rise to MRTRPMVDRPLVGPPAPAGAPAEGLAQIGDLLVRGGVAVLSGAGLSTESGIPDYRGASGSLRRHTPMTYQEFVSDEAGRRRYWARSHVGWRTIARAQPNAGHRAVQALRASGRVSAVITQNVDGLHHAAGTTDAVELHGGLDRVICLGCRQLSPREELDRRLHAANGRLEAAGAVANPDGDVELAPELVDAFRVLPCLACGGVLKPDVVFFGENVPRARVDHCFELVDTASALLVLGSSLTVMSGLRFVRRAAKAGLPVAIVNHGPTRGDEHASIRVDLPLGHALTALARDLGANPITLTA
- a CDS encoding alpha/beta hydrolase, with amino-acid sequence MWSEGKTGTCPGTARRSRNPPEGTPDNGGPGGSLHPLGRRGCQTPSGTGPFPVLVYFHGGGFVVGDLDTHDGLCRSLANGATCVVVSVEYPLAPEHKFPAAPEACLAATVWVAEHAGDVGGDPARIAVGGDSAGGNLAAVVARLARDLGGPALVFQLLIYPDVDFRRANHSIRAFAGKFGNVSRAAQHWFMDNYLTDKQDKLDPRVSPLLASDLTGLPPALIVTAEFDALRDEGEEYGRRLEKAGVPVTVSRYPGMIHEFVRHPFDDSAKARCEAALALATVFTR
- a CDS encoding RNA-guided endonuclease TnpB family protein, yielding MQLRYSFRVYPTASQCSSLARAFGCARVVFNDALRVREEARAAGLPFVTAADLSKRLTAAKKTPDRAWLGEVSSVVLQQSLRDLETSYRNFFDGLKGKRPKMGAPRFKSRRDNRQSIRFTANAGWKITMGGKLRLPKVGDVSVKWSRALPSTPSTVTVVKDASGRYFASFVVETDPAADLLPQRTGAVGIDLGLTRFAILSDGTKIDSPKFLRRAEKKLKRAQQSLSRKAKGSSNRDKARLKVARQHARVADARREFHHQLSTKVIRENQAVAVEDLAVKGLARTRMAKSVHDAGWSAFVTMLEYKAIKMGRTFKRIGRFEPTSQVCSQCGVKDGRKPLNVREWTCGACGAVLDRDVNAAVNVAKAAGLAVSACGARVRPGLVPAQRGEAGTHPKGRRTTADQAGVSTL
- the tnpA gene encoding IS200/IS605 family transposase, whose protein sequence is MSPRWNPNPDVRTGRHVVYNLHVHLVFVTKYRRKAFTDAMLTRCEGIMREVCADFEAELKQFNGEQDHVHLLVHYPPKVQLSKLVNSLKGVSSRRLRQEYDSHVRRYLWGGHFWSGSYFAGSCGGAPLTVVRQYIENQQRPTS